A window of Papilio machaon chromosome 1, ilPapMach1.1, whole genome shotgun sequence contains these coding sequences:
- the LOC106712781 gene encoding CKLF-like MARVEL transmembrane domain-containing protein 4 translates to MADVGFPGQHTTTTTVTSSTTVQTNIRFDPLYIRTIPGILKVVQVVCSLLGFICIQFSWLNNASKGSYFSWISMVAFWFTGILLGFYLFHIVEKFYKIPWLKIEFVFCSLWTLLYVIASILAVTVRDNPHSAAAFFGFVATAAYAMDAFVKWRAVRAGGLAQGSRVVSKQTTSAVTTPPPREGY, encoded by the exons ATGGCAGACGTTGGGTTTCCCGGTCAGCATACCACCACAACAACGGTCACATCAAGCACCACcgtacaaacaaacatacggTTTGACCCATTGTATATAAGGACTATTCCTGGTATACTCAAAGTGGTGCAAGTG GTGTGCAGTTTGCTCGGGTTCATCTGCATCCAGTTCTCGTGGCTGAATAACGCGAGCAAGGGCTCCTACTTCAGCTGGATCTCAATGGTAGCATTTTGGTTCACCGGGATCCTGCTCGGTTTCTATCTGTTCCACATCGTGGAGAAGTTTTACAAGATCCCCTGGCTCAAGATCGAGTTCGTGTTCTGCTCGCTGTGGACCCTGCTGTACGTCATCGCCTCCATCCTCGCCGTCACCGTCCGGGACAACCCTCACTCCGCCGCAGCC TTTTTCGGATTCGTGGCGACGGCTGCGTACGCCATGGACGCGTTCGTGAAGTGGCGCGCGGTGCGGGCGGGCGGGCTGGCGCAGGGCTCGCGCGTCGTCTCCAAGCAGACCACCTCCGCCGTCACCACGCCCCCGCCCAGGGAGGGGTACTAG
- the LOC106712789 gene encoding CKLF-like MARVEL transmembrane domain-containing protein 4, translating to MSAYPNQTNSPPQTMGSTNTVFITETRFDPSYIKTPPGIMKIVVIVLNLLGFICIQSSAFWNNGRGVYFNIVAHIGLWFSGILLLLYLFHIVEKYHKFKWLVIEMIVCGVIAFLYLIASTIVVAFGSAAYSAGGFFGYLAMVVYGADAFFKMRAWRAGELAQGHRVMTKQTHVTTPPALP from the exons ATGTCAGCATATCCCAATCAAACAAACAGCCCCCCACAAACGATGGGTTCAACTAATACAGTTTTCATAACGGAAACAAGGTTTGACCcttcatatataaaaacacCTCCTGGGATAATGAAGATTGTAGTCATT GTTTTAAATCTTCTTGGCTTCATCTGCATTCAATCTTCAGCATTTTGGAACAATGGTAGAGGAGTGTATTTCAACATAGTTGCTCACATAGGACTCTGGTTCTCGGGGATTCTTCTTCTGTTGTACTTGTTTCATATAGTTGAGAAGTACCACAAGTTCAAGTGGCTTGTTATAGAGATGATTGTCTGTGGTGTTATCGCATTTCTCTACCTGATTGCGTCAACTATTGTTGTTGCTTTTGGCTCAGCTGCGTATTCTGCTGGTGGG TTCTTCGGGTACTTGGCGATGGTGGTGTATGGGGCGGACGCGTTCTTCAAGATGCGGGCGTGGCGCGCCGGAGAACTCGCGCAGGGCCACCGGGTGATGACCAAACAGACGCACGTCACCACACCGCCCGCGTTGCCGTAG
- the LOC106712767 gene encoding proteolipid protein 2, translating to MFDGYANQVQQEPNPAPPPPKVLRFDKGYVKTLPGILKIVQLLCNLIGFICLKVSWAWLSSIFYNILYWVANIVTLFLFCMYMFHFVDKYDRLPWMKFEFFYCGVVVLAYIILSIIATTVGENGYAVGFFGLCAIIAYGYDGYLKYRSWKRGLPPQ from the exons ATGTTTGATGGTTATGCCAACCAAGTACAGCAGGAACCGAACCCTGCACCGCCTCCTCCGAAAGTCTTAAGATTTGATAAAGGATATGTGAAGACACTTCCTGGGATATTGAAAATAGTACAACTG TTGTGCAACCTCATAGGATTCATATGTTTGAAAGTGTCATGGGCATGGCTGTCATCAATCTTCTACAACATACTGTACTGGGTGGCCAACATTGTCACGCTGTTTCTCTTCTGCATGTACATGTTCCACTTTGTGGATAAATATGACAGATTGCCGTGGATGAAGTTCGAGTTCTTCTACTGTGGTGTTGTGGTACTCGCTTATATTATATTGTCAATTATTGCAACAACTGTTGGAGAAAATGGATATGCTGTTGGG TTCTTTGGGCTGTGCGCTATTATAGCATACGGCTACGACGGCTACCTGAAATACAGGTCATGGAAGCGAGGTCTGCCCCCACAGTGA
- the LOC106712766 gene encoding mitochondrial uncoupling protein Bmcp — protein sequence MGDRDWRPFIYGGLASIVAEFGTFPIDTTKTRLQIQGQKIDPRHVELRYTGMVDCFVKTSRQEGIKALYCGIWPAVLRQATYGTIKFGTYYSLKKALGARRSDGGAAEHLPTDTLCAALAGGLSSAIANPTDVLKVRMQVGDEKRNLVRCFVSIYRAEGVAGLWRGVGPTSQRAALIAAVELPVYDACKRRLQPALGDAPLNHLASSLLASLGSAVASTPLDVVRTRLMNQRNVKDSRGPAQRIYRGTIDCFVQTVRNEGFLALYKGFVPTWLRMGPWNIIFFLTYEQLKQFY from the exons ATGGGAGATAGAGATTGGAGACCGTTTATTTATGGCGGCTTGGCCTCGATCGTGGCGGAGTTTG GTACATTTCCAATTGACACAACAAAAACCCGTCTCCAGATCCAGGGTCAGAAGATAGATCCTCGACATGTGGAGCTCCGCTACACCGGCATGGTGGACTGCTTTGTGAAGACTTCCAGGCAGGAAGGAATCAAGGCATTGTATTGTgg AATATGGCCGGCGGTGCTGCGGCAGGCGACGTACGGCACGATCAAGTTCGGGACGTACTACTCGCTGAAGAAGGCGCTGGGCGCGCGGCGCTCGGACGGCGGCGCGGCCGAGCACCTGCCCACCGACACGCTGTGCGCGGCGCTCGCCGGCGGCCTCTCCAGCGCCATCGCCAACCCCACCGACGTCCTCAAAGTGCGCATGCAGGTGGGCGACGAGAAGCGCAACCTGGTGCGGTGCTTCGTGTCCATCTACCGCGCGGAGGGCGTGGCGGGGCTGTGGCGCGGCGTGGGGCCGACGTCGCAGCGCGCGGCGCTCATCGCGGCCGTGGAGCTGCCCGTGTACGACGCGTGCAAGCGCCGTCTGCAGCCCGCGCTGGGCGACGCGCCGCTCAACCACCTCGCCTCCAGCCTGCTGGCCAGCCTCGGCAGCGCCGTCGCCAGCACGCCGCTCGACGTCGTGCGG ACGCGGCTAATGAACCAAAGAAACGTGAAAGACTCGCGGGGGCCGGCGCAGAGAATATATCGGGGCACTATCGACTGTTTCGTTCAG ACGGTTCGCAACGAGGGTTTCCTGGCGCTGTACAAGGGGTTCGTGCCGACGTGGCTGCGCATGGGACCCTGGAACATCATCTTCTTCCTCACGTACGAGCAGCTGAAGCAGTTCTACTGA